In one window of Microscilla marina ATCC 23134 DNA:
- a CDS encoding CBS domain-containing protein: MKKRELVTKIMTDNPVTITLQDSLIDAQKMMEDKKIRHLPVVDNQEIIGMLSYTDLMRVNFVDSYGKGNEQVTTTLYSVLTIEQVMIDQLVTVNTETTIREAAEILSKKEFHALPVIDNNGLVGIITTTDLIKYLLEQYH, translated from the coding sequence ATGAAAAAAAGAGAGTTAGTTACCAAGATAATGACGGACAACCCTGTAACCATTACTTTACAGGATTCTTTGATTGATGCACAGAAAATGATGGAAGACAAAAAAATCCGCCATTTGCCTGTAGTAGACAATCAAGAGATTATAGGCATGTTAAGTTATACTGACTTAATGCGGGTAAACTTTGTGGATAGTTATGGCAAGGGCAACGAGCAAGTAACTACCACTTTGTACAGTGTACTTACCATTGAACAAGTAATGATTGACCAATTGGTAACAGTAAATACAGAAACCACCATCAGAGAAGCCGCTGAAATCTTATCTAAGAAAGAGTTTCATGCATTGCCAGTAATAGACAACAACGGCTTAGTAGGTATTATTACTACTACCGATCTTATCAAGTATTTATTGGAACAATATCACTAA
- a CDS encoding alpha/beta hydrolase family protein, whose amino-acid sequence MKNLKCSLLFILVTLLSQCIQAQQLPRRAFLGAQLQNVTEAQQKSLKLPTQQGVHLVRVLPGSSLAFAKLKVGDILTAINQYSIVNVRQFMPLLKKFKANDKVKLTYYRQGKQRQAHMTFQEFPKMQSKTYDVIYSSVKANTNHLRTIITKPKGNGKYPAVLIVQGLGCATIDSPVNRFSKAISDSLTGRGMVVMQVEKTGMGDSQGAPCRECSFEEEVEGYRQGIKALKKMSYVDANQVFMFGFSMGGIIAPIVASQMPVKGVIAYGTVGGRNWLEYEMENTRRQAEMAGTPYDEISVIMQAKEKALHYLMVEKQATQDIIAKYPETAPHLRYPQHSQYLRSVGSLNLAKNWLKINAHVLVVHGKADFVSFAKDHALIAKIVNSKHPGKATYTELPNSDHWLNAMKTMQRSRQNRRNRNNAKNYRLLSIVSNWILEKVKIS is encoded by the coding sequence ATGAAAAACTTAAAATGCTCACTGCTGTTCATACTTGTTACATTACTGTCACAGTGTATTCAGGCACAACAACTTCCTCGTCGCGCTTTCTTAGGAGCCCAATTGCAAAATGTGACCGAAGCTCAGCAAAAAAGCCTCAAGTTACCTACTCAACAAGGGGTACACCTTGTTCGCGTACTGCCTGGTTCGAGCTTGGCATTTGCCAAACTTAAGGTGGGCGATATTTTGACAGCTATTAATCAATACTCCATTGTTAACGTACGTCAGTTTATGCCTTTACTCAAGAAATTTAAGGCAAATGATAAAGTAAAACTGACCTATTACCGCCAAGGAAAACAACGTCAAGCCCACATGACTTTTCAGGAGTTTCCAAAAATGCAAAGTAAAACTTATGATGTAATATACAGCTCGGTAAAAGCCAACACCAATCATTTGCGTACTATTATCACCAAGCCCAAAGGCAATGGTAAGTATCCGGCAGTATTGATTGTACAGGGTTTGGGTTGTGCGACGATAGACAGTCCTGTAAACCGTTTTTCAAAAGCGATCTCCGACTCATTGACAGGTAGAGGAATGGTGGTAATGCAGGTAGAAAAGACCGGAATGGGAGATAGTCAAGGCGCCCCTTGTCGGGAATGTTCTTTTGAAGAAGAGGTAGAAGGCTACCGTCAAGGAATCAAGGCGTTGAAAAAGATGTCTTATGTAGATGCTAATCAGGTGTTTATGTTTGGTTTTAGTATGGGAGGTATTATCGCCCCCATTGTTGCAAGCCAAATGCCAGTCAAGGGAGTCATTGCTTATGGTACGGTAGGAGGGAGGAACTGGTTAGAGTATGAAATGGAAAACACTCGCCGTCAGGCAGAAATGGCAGGCACGCCCTATGATGAAATAAGTGTAATAATGCAAGCCAAAGAAAAAGCTTTACATTACCTCATGGTAGAAAAGCAAGCCACTCAAGATATTATAGCTAAATATCCCGAAACTGCACCACATTTACGTTATCCACAGCACAGCCAATACTTACGCTCGGTAGGCAGTCTTAACCTGGCAAAAAACTGGTTGAAAATCAACGCCCATGTGTTGGTAGTGCACGGCAAAGCCGACTTTGTGAGTTTTGCTAAAGACCATGCCTTGATTGCCAAAATTGTAAACAGTAAACATCCTGGCAAGGCTACTTATACAGAGTTGCCCAACAGTGATCATTGGCTCAATGCGATGAAAACCATGCAGCGTAGCAGGCAAAATCGCAGAAACAGAAATAATGCAAAAAATTATCGTTTGCTCAGCATTGTTAGTAATTGGATTCTGGAAAAAGTGAAGATTTCTTAA
- a CDS encoding ABC transporter ATP-binding protein has protein sequence MIEAKNINKSYGDKEVLKGINLAVKKAEIISIVGRSGVGKSTLLHILSTLDVPDQGEVVMNGQNINLLRGQKLAKFRNEHIGFVFQFHNLLPEFSILENVSLPAFLAKKQKKATEERALELLSLLGVAEIAHKTPAQVSGGERQRAAIARALINAPTVVFADEPSGNLDTENSQELHKLFLKLREEFQQTFVVVTHDENLAELADRKIVMVDGLIVNNGKHSNKEL, from the coding sequence ATGATTGAAGCCAAAAACATTAATAAATCTTACGGAGATAAGGAAGTCTTAAAAGGAATAAATCTTGCAGTAAAAAAAGCTGAAATTATATCTATTGTGGGGCGCTCAGGGGTAGGCAAAAGCACGTTATTGCATATACTCAGTACATTGGATGTACCCGACCAGGGCGAGGTAGTAATGAATGGGCAAAACATTAATTTGTTGCGTGGACAAAAACTGGCAAAATTTCGTAATGAACACATTGGCTTTGTGTTTCAGTTTCATAACCTATTGCCCGAATTTAGTATTCTGGAAAATGTAAGCTTACCTGCTTTTTTGGCAAAAAAACAAAAAAAAGCCACTGAAGAACGAGCGTTGGAGTTATTAAGCTTGTTGGGCGTGGCGGAAATTGCTCATAAAACTCCAGCACAAGTATCGGGTGGAGAACGACAGAGAGCAGCCATTGCACGAGCATTGATCAATGCTCCTACAGTAGTATTTGCCGATGAACCCAGTGGTAATCTGGATACTGAAAACTCTCAAGAGTTACACAAATTATTTTTAAAACTCCGAGAAGAGTTCCAACAAACTTTTGTAGTGGTAACCCACGACGAAAACCTCGCCGAACTTGCTGATCGTAAGATAGTAATGGTAGATGGACTCATTGTAAACAATGGTAAGCACTCAAATAAAGAGCTTTGA
- a CDS encoding NAD-dependent epimerase/dehydratase family protein, translating to MKNILLIGGTGFIGRHLVEQLNKEHNQLILFSRNAPTFELPQGVLTIQGNRMHLKNYRAQFELFKPDVVVDLIPYTQQDAEDLLEVFQGITSHIIALSSADVYKAYQIFHGSGEAVMPGVLNEKSELRTKMFPYRQPEQFNDLMYDYEKIQVEQTLLGNGNIDVTILRMAALYGEHDTHKKLSAYIRPMLTGETEILIPEHKAHWRWTRAYVKDAVRAIDLAISEPAARNDVFNVGAAKTYSQFEIIELLKALTGWKGEIITVKQNIISDAPNEFEEELTKDEYDYGQHLVINSQKIRDMLGYKESVPYIIGIDKTIAYEKSLVDSEKQTQESE from the coding sequence ATGAAAAACATATTATTGATAGGTGGGACAGGGTTTATCGGTCGGCATTTGGTAGAGCAGCTCAACAAAGAACACAATCAGTTAATTTTGTTTAGCCGCAATGCCCCCACATTTGAGTTGCCACAAGGTGTGCTCACTATACAGGGCAACCGCATGCACCTGAAAAACTATCGGGCACAATTTGAGCTTTTCAAACCCGATGTAGTCGTTGACCTCATTCCGTATACTCAGCAAGATGCTGAAGATTTATTGGAGGTTTTTCAAGGAATTACTTCTCATATCATTGCATTGAGTAGTGCTGATGTATACAAAGCTTATCAGATTTTTCACGGAAGTGGTGAGGCTGTAATGCCTGGTGTACTCAACGAAAAAAGTGAACTAAGAACCAAAATGTTTCCTTATCGTCAGCCTGAGCAGTTTAACGACCTCATGTACGACTATGAAAAAATTCAGGTAGAGCAAACCTTATTGGGCAATGGTAACATAGATGTAACCATTTTGCGAATGGCGGCTTTGTATGGCGAGCATGATACCCACAAAAAACTGTCAGCGTATATTCGCCCAATGCTTACTGGAGAAACTGAAATATTAATACCTGAACACAAAGCCCACTGGCGGTGGACAAGGGCGTATGTAAAAGATGCGGTACGTGCTATAGATTTGGCGATTAGTGAACCTGCTGCTCGTAATGATGTATTTAATGTGGGTGCTGCTAAAACTTATAGCCAGTTTGAAATTATTGAGTTGCTCAAAGCGCTTACTGGCTGGAAGGGGGAGATTATTACAGTAAAACAAAATATTATCAGTGATGCCCCCAATGAGTTTGAAGAAGAGCTTACTAAAGATGAGTATGATTATGGGCAGCATCTGGTAATAAATTCCCAGAAAATACGTGACATGTTAGGTTACAAAGAAAGCGTGCCTTATATCATAGGTATAGACAAAACCATTGCTTATGAAAAAAGCCTGGTAGATAGTGAAAAACAAACGCAGGAGTCGGAATAA
- a CDS encoding nuclear transport factor 2 family protein, whose product MTYIAKSVWAVLLSVTMAAAVQAQDIKNESKKVKAVIKQLFDGMRQGNPDMVAGAFYENATLQTTFTHRKTGKSVLHNGGAYTKFVESIKKKKPEDTYDERISKYVVQIDDNLASVWTPYQFYLNGKLSHCGVNNFQLFKSEKGWKIISIIDTRRRKKCK is encoded by the coding sequence ATGACTTATATAGCAAAAAGTGTATGGGCAGTGTTACTAAGCGTAACCATGGCTGCCGCAGTACAGGCACAAGATATAAAAAACGAAAGCAAAAAAGTAAAGGCAGTGATCAAACAATTGTTTGACGGCATGCGTCAGGGCAACCCTGACATGGTAGCAGGTGCTTTTTACGAAAACGCCACCTTGCAAACTACTTTTACCCATCGGAAAACTGGTAAATCGGTACTGCACAACGGCGGAGCCTACACCAAATTTGTAGAATCTATCAAAAAGAAAAAGCCTGAAGATACTTATGATGAGCGCATCAGTAAATATGTTGTGCAAATTGATGACAATCTTGCCAGTGTATGGACTCCCTATCAGTTTTACCTCAATGGTAAATTAAGCCACTGTGGAGTAAATAATTTCCAGTTGTTTAAAAGTGAAAAAGGCTGGAAAATCATTTCAATTATAGATACTCGTCGCCGAAAAAAATGTAAATAA
- a CDS encoding bile acid:sodium symporter family protein → MSNLVFKVFLPLALAFIMFGMGLTLTLADFKRVISLPKATAIGLINQLILLPLFGLLVVSIFPLSPALTVGLLLLAFCPGGSTSNMISYLAKADVALSVTLTAISSLLTVITIPVFMGLAINKFMGDETSLNVLSIILPMFAIAIVPIAIGMFIKARSKTIAKSIEKILAPFSIGFFIFIIAAAIYSNRASFFTQLRQAAVPVLLLNVVMMAFGYFSARIFKVNVRQSFTIALETGIQNGTLAITIAASVLHNAEMATPGAVYGLLMFFTVVPVVLFARKASRGVKV, encoded by the coding sequence ATGTCTAATCTTGTTTTCAAGGTATTTTTACCTTTGGCACTCGCCTTTATTATGTTTGGCATGGGGCTTACCCTTACCCTGGCAGATTTTAAGCGAGTGATTTCGCTCCCCAAAGCTACGGCTATAGGGTTAATCAATCAATTAATTTTGCTTCCTTTATTTGGACTGTTAGTGGTAAGTATCTTTCCACTTTCTCCTGCACTCACCGTAGGCTTGCTTTTGCTTGCTTTTTGCCCAGGCGGGTCTACCTCCAACATGATCTCTTATTTGGCTAAAGCTGACGTGGCTTTGTCCGTGACCCTTACTGCCATCAGTAGTTTACTTACAGTAATTACAATTCCGGTATTTATGGGGTTGGCAATCAACAAGTTTATGGGTGACGAAACCTCCCTTAATGTACTGAGCATCATTCTCCCTATGTTTGCCATTGCCATTGTCCCAATAGCCATTGGCATGTTTATCAAAGCTAGATCAAAAACCATTGCCAAATCAATAGAAAAAATACTCGCACCTTTTTCTATTGGCTTTTTTATATTCATTATAGCGGCGGCAATTTATAGCAATCGGGCTAGCTTTTTTACTCAATTACGTCAGGCAGCAGTACCAGTGCTGTTGCTTAATGTAGTAATGATGGCTTTTGGGTATTTTTCGGCAAGAATATTCAAAGTAAATGTACGCCAGAGTTTTACTATTGCCCTCGAAACAGGCATTCAGAATGGTACACTTGCCATTACTATCGCTGCTTCGGTATTGCATAATGCCGAAATGGCTACCCCTGGGGCAGTATATGGCTTGTTGATGTTTTTTACTGTGGTTCCGGTGGTGCTATTTGCCCGAAAAGCTTCAAGGGGAGTAAAAGTTTGA
- a CDS encoding SGNH/GDSL hydrolase family protein: MIKPTRILMLMVYVIAILAAVSLLMPKEVKISEKQVIRFPQASDVLPANQPTYKNIDKLTDQFDTSNPKNTGGSKQNGHSKTAQGNDSIKSQDSTKKNIQAYRPPDSLRLKPELKIQYPEGQDSLLFPFFRALTSLQEKTATRLVRVLHYGDSQLEGDRITAFLREKFQQQFGGGGVGVLDIVDKLHTKTSFYQKADRRWIKASIFGRTFRRTNSKYYGILGSYYRFLNPATGYNEFGENEYNFSTPQPLFRKASYIAKPLKTTQIAASVSYRALASATPKQKAVQNIKILYRNQKAPFELRINVKNDSSIRVKVPVSDEFNYYQHKLTKPLEQVQIKVVGTQSPQIYGVALDANQGITFDNIPLRGSSGVEFTRIQREHYRKLIRTMNVKFIVLQFGVNIVPHVLTNYEWYEKMFYQQLKFLKSLDPELSILVIGVSDMSRRTAGGYTTYPNVPLIREAQKNAAFKAGCAFWDLYEAMGGKNSMPSWVFHKPALANRDFTHFTGKGALIVSEMLYKAILSEYDKFYQLYR, encoded by the coding sequence ATGATAAAGCCTACTCGCATACTAATGCTGATGGTATATGTAATTGCCATACTTGCAGCTGTTTCACTTTTGATGCCTAAAGAAGTGAAAATAAGCGAAAAACAAGTCATTCGATTCCCTCAAGCCTCTGATGTTCTACCTGCCAACCAACCTACTTATAAAAACATAGACAAGCTTACAGATCAGTTTGATACTTCAAACCCTAAAAATACAGGAGGTTCAAAACAAAACGGGCACAGTAAAACCGCACAAGGCAATGATAGCATAAAGTCTCAGGATTCTACTAAAAAAAATATCCAAGCTTACCGTCCTCCTGACTCATTGCGCCTAAAACCTGAACTAAAAATACAATATCCAGAGGGACAAGATAGTTTACTCTTCCCATTTTTCAGGGCTTTGACCTCATTGCAGGAAAAAACAGCCACCCGATTGGTACGAGTGTTGCATTATGGAGACTCACAACTAGAGGGTGACCGAATTACCGCATTTTTGCGTGAAAAGTTTCAGCAACAGTTTGGTGGTGGTGGTGTAGGTGTACTAGACATTGTGGATAAGCTCCATACCAAAACTTCTTTTTATCAAAAGGCAGATAGGCGCTGGATCAAAGCTTCTATTTTTGGTAGAACCTTTCGCCGTACCAATTCTAAGTATTATGGCATATTGGGCAGTTATTATCGTTTTTTGAATCCTGCCACAGGATATAATGAATTCGGTGAAAATGAGTATAATTTTTCAACGCCACAACCGTTATTTAGAAAAGCAAGTTACATTGCTAAACCACTGAAAACTACACAGATAGCGGCATCTGTATCTTACAGAGCACTAGCGTCAGCTACTCCTAAGCAAAAAGCTGTTCAAAATATCAAAATACTTTATAGAAATCAAAAAGCCCCATTTGAGTTGAGAATCAATGTCAAAAACGATTCCTCAATCAGGGTAAAAGTTCCTGTATCAGATGAGTTCAATTATTATCAGCACAAGCTGACTAAACCACTGGAACAGGTACAAATTAAAGTAGTGGGCACACAAAGCCCCCAAATTTATGGGGTTGCCTTAGATGCTAATCAGGGCATTACTTTTGACAATATACCTCTTAGGGGTAGTTCAGGAGTAGAGTTTACCCGTATACAACGCGAACATTATCGCAAGTTAATCCGCACAATGAATGTAAAGTTCATTGTGCTTCAGTTTGGTGTTAACATTGTACCGCATGTACTTACTAATTATGAATGGTACGAAAAAATGTTTTACCAACAGTTGAAATTCCTTAAGAGCCTTGATCCTGAGTTAAGTATCCTGGTTATTGGAGTTTCTGACATGTCGCGGCGTACTGCCGGAGGATATACAACATATCCAAATGTACCCTTGATTCGAGAAGCCCAGAAAAACGCTGCTTTCAAAGCAGGTTGTGCTTTTTGGGACTTATATGAAGCAATGGGTGGCAAAAATTCAATGCCTAGCTGGGTTTTTCATAAACCAGCTCTGGCAAACCGAGATTTTACTCACTTTACAGGCAAAGGAGCATTAATTGTCTCTGAAATGCTGTACAAAGCCATACTTTCAGAATATGACAAGTTCTATCAATTATATCGTTAG
- a CDS encoding PD40 domain-containing protein, which yields MIHRTLLILSMCYAFGSFAQSKKYLGQTPPLSKPKKFAPGLISTQAEVEFGSVFSADGTEFFYGVDIDQKPEIRYCKLVNGQWSKPKVLLKHPQYTYHDPFLSPDEQRLYFISNRPLSGKGAKKDADIWYIQRTTQGWSKPINAGRNINTDKNEYYISFTQKGSMYFSSNHAAKRSYNYDVYVSRLKKGKFQPSVRLGPGVNTRRYEADVFVAYDESYLIFCSIRGDASRRGDLYISFKQKDGSWGKAKDMGSLINTVSHELCPFVTKDGKYFFFTRNNDIYWVSADIIDLYRKQ from the coding sequence ATGATACATAGAACTCTTCTTATTCTTAGCATGTGTTATGCTTTTGGGAGTTTTGCCCAATCCAAAAAATACTTAGGACAAACCCCTCCATTGTCAAAGCCAAAAAAATTTGCTCCTGGGCTCATTTCTACCCAAGCAGAGGTAGAGTTTGGGTCGGTGTTTTCTGCTGATGGCACTGAGTTTTTTTATGGAGTAGATATTGATCAAAAACCAGAAATACGCTATTGTAAATTGGTAAATGGGCAATGGAGCAAACCGAAGGTGTTGCTGAAACACCCTCAATATACCTACCATGACCCCTTTTTGTCGCCCGACGAACAAAGACTGTATTTTATCTCTAATAGACCACTGAGCGGCAAAGGAGCAAAAAAAGATGCTGATATATGGTACATCCAACGTACCACACAGGGCTGGAGCAAACCTATCAATGCCGGGCGCAATATTAATACTGACAAAAACGAATATTACATCTCTTTTACCCAAAAGGGGAGCATGTACTTCTCGTCGAACCATGCAGCCAAACGCTCCTACAATTACGATGTTTATGTGTCACGCCTTAAAAAAGGCAAATTTCAGCCTTCTGTTCGTTTGGGACCTGGAGTGAATACCCGCCGTTATGAAGCCGACGTGTTTGTGGCGTATGATGAGTCTTATTTGATATTTTGTTCTATTCGTGGAGATGCTTCGCGACGAGGTGATTTGTATATTAGTTTTAAACAAAAAGATGGGAGCTGGGGCAAAGCCAAAGACATGGGAAGCCTGATTAATACGGTAAGCCACGAGTTATGCCCCTTTGTAACCAAAGATGGGAAGTATTTCTTCTTTACCCGCAACAACGATATTTATTGGGTAAGTGCTGACATTATAGACTTGTATAGGAAGCAGTAA
- a CDS encoding CPBP family intramembrane glutamic endopeptidase: MLKKLWRKLFLSTFQKVSQEATPQMHGVGLNNQTIGILTTAILCLVFTEYWGSLSYLVKSLANISLPLSNQLKHWLKIHAHPQWIKTVYWSMVTIVFFLLVPLVYIRWWLKKPLKDFGWQWRATRQDILIYITCLLCMLPLVWVVSSSPVFLAKYPFYQPKPNEVAWERYFVLWQLVYLLQFVAVEFFFRGFILHGIKKQLGAYSIWVAMLPYCMIHFGKPLPETLGAIVAGLILGTFSLKNNSIWLGVLLHYGVAITMDLLALWHKGLLFG, translated from the coding sequence ATGTTGAAAAAACTCTGGCGGAAGCTATTTTTGAGCACATTTCAAAAGGTATCGCAGGAAGCTACTCCCCAGATGCACGGTGTTGGCTTAAACAATCAAACCATTGGAATACTGACCACGGCAATACTGTGTTTGGTGTTTACCGAATATTGGGGTAGCCTCAGTTATTTAGTTAAATCGTTGGCAAACATAAGTTTGCCGTTGAGTAACCAACTAAAGCATTGGCTGAAAATTCATGCACATCCCCAGTGGATAAAAACGGTGTATTGGTCAATGGTTACTATAGTCTTTTTTTTACTGGTGCCCTTGGTATATATCAGATGGTGGCTCAAAAAGCCACTCAAAGACTTTGGTTGGCAGTGGCGTGCTACTCGTCAAGATATACTCATCTATATCACATGTTTGCTATGTATGTTGCCCCTAGTATGGGTTGTGTCATCCTCTCCGGTTTTTCTTGCCAAATACCCTTTTTATCAACCTAAGCCCAATGAAGTGGCCTGGGAACGTTACTTTGTCTTATGGCAACTAGTGTACTTACTGCAGTTTGTGGCAGTAGAGTTTTTCTTTCGTGGGTTTATACTACATGGAATCAAAAAACAGTTGGGAGCTTATAGTATTTGGGTAGCCATGCTGCCCTATTGTATGATTCACTTTGGTAAACCTTTGCCCGAAACCTTAGGAGCAATTGTAGCAGGTTTGATATTAGGAACTTTTAGTCTGAAAAACAATTCTATTTGGTTAGGGGTGTTGTTGCATTATGGGGTAGCCATTACGATGGACTTGCTCGCTTTATGGCACAAAGGTTTGTTGTTTGGCTAA
- a CDS encoding GDSL-type esterase/lipase family protein: MTSSINYIVSLYISLWASFNYQHLAKLPNTPTVERKYPFVRYDYNQVYKPQQGKAFSHFYQALDEYLQDKRRKVNIMHIGDSHLQADFLSDQVRKHFKYQPHFGLAGRGYVFPHSMAKSYDPHTYKTTYSGKWSGSWATNFAKHASWGISGMVASTYDQNARFTINPNRQGHKYSINRVKVFYNTRNRSSFQVKLITTHEVLSPQRIVADGYVEFLLKHPVNKVTIAMNKNRPGQNSFVLEGVSLENNDKGVIYHSAGANGATVKSFLRSPRVVNQVKSIQPDLVIISLGTNDAYTHRFNAQQFKRDYSILIGRIKRAAPKASILLTTPGDCLYRGRKNYSNNYAARKIFELAEEMDCAVWDIYTIMGGLGSIKKWGRYKLSSRDYIHLSGKGYRLQGDLLYQALIQDYRMHALKMVDMN, from the coding sequence ATGACAAGTTCTATCAATTATATCGTTAGTTTATACATCAGTCTTTGGGCATCTTTTAATTATCAACATCTGGCTAAACTGCCCAACACACCTACAGTAGAGCGAAAATACCCGTTTGTACGCTACGATTACAATCAGGTATATAAACCCCAACAAGGAAAGGCTTTTAGTCATTTTTACCAAGCATTGGATGAGTACCTGCAAGATAAACGCCGCAAGGTTAATATCATGCATATAGGTGACTCTCACCTTCAGGCCGACTTCTTGTCTGATCAGGTACGAAAACACTTCAAATATCAACCTCATTTTGGACTTGCCGGACGAGGCTATGTTTTTCCACACTCTATGGCTAAATCTTATGATCCTCACACTTATAAAACTACCTATTCGGGTAAGTGGTCGGGCAGTTGGGCAACTAACTTTGCCAAGCATGCCTCTTGGGGCATCAGTGGTATGGTAGCTTCCACTTATGATCAAAACGCACGCTTTACAATTAACCCAAATCGCCAAGGACATAAATACAGCATTAATCGGGTCAAAGTTTTTTATAATACCCGTAATCGTTCTTCTTTTCAGGTAAAACTGATTACCACGCACGAGGTTCTATCACCCCAAAGGATTGTAGCAGATGGTTATGTAGAGTTTTTACTGAAACACCCAGTAAACAAAGTAACTATAGCCATGAACAAGAACCGCCCAGGGCAAAATTCATTTGTATTGGAGGGGGTTTCGTTAGAAAACAATGACAAGGGCGTGATTTACCACTCGGCTGGTGCCAATGGTGCTACTGTAAAGTCATTTTTACGCAGTCCCAGGGTAGTAAATCAAGTAAAAAGTATTCAACCTGATTTGGTCATTATTTCATTAGGTACCAACGATGCTTATACTCACCGTTTTAATGCCCAGCAATTTAAGCGTGATTATAGCATTTTGATTGGACGTATCAAAAGAGCAGCTCCCAAGGCTTCTATTTTACTTACGACTCCTGGCGATTGCCTATACCGAGGGCGTAAGAACTACAGTAATAACTATGCTGCCCGTAAGATTTTTGAACTTGCCGAAGAGATGGATTGTGCGGTTTGGGATATTTATACCATTATGGGTGGTTTGGGCTCTATCAAAAAATGGGGACGCTACAAGTTATCAAGCCGTGACTACATCCACTTGAGTGGTAAAGGGTACCGTTTACAAGGCGACTTACTTTACCAAGCGTTGATTCAAGACTATAGAATGCACGCTCTAAAAATGGTAGATATGAACTAA
- the zupT gene encoding zinc transporter ZupT, translated as MDWSDSNLWFAFGLTLFAGLSTGIGSAMAFFSKTTNTKFLSIALGFSAGVMIYVSFVEIFVKAKDALTQDLGVKMGYIITVVSFFGGMLLIALIDKLIPHFENPHENIKVEDIDDKEKDEEYQNRKSLYKVGVFTALAIAIHNFPEGLATFAAALKDPTLGIPIAVAIAIHNIPEGIAVSVPIYFATHDKKKAFRYSFLSGLAEPVGAIVGYFIFYSIFNDITFGVLFAGVAGIMVFISLDELLPAAREYGEHHLSIYGMIAGMMVMALSLILFV; from the coding sequence ATGGATTGGAGCGACAGTAATTTATGGTTTGCTTTTGGGCTGACTCTTTTTGCCGGGTTATCTACTGGAATAGGTAGTGCAATGGCTTTCTTTTCTAAAACCACCAACACTAAATTTTTATCAATAGCACTTGGCTTTTCTGCTGGTGTAATGATTTACGTATCATTTGTCGAGATATTTGTCAAGGCTAAAGATGCACTTACCCAAGATTTAGGAGTAAAGATGGGGTACATCATTACAGTAGTATCTTTTTTTGGTGGTATGCTACTCATTGCTTTAATTGACAAGTTGATTCCTCATTTTGAAAATCCCCACGAAAATATCAAAGTAGAAGATATAGACGACAAAGAAAAAGATGAGGAGTACCAAAACAGGAAGAGTTTGTATAAAGTGGGTGTTTTTACTGCCTTGGCTATTGCTATTCACAATTTCCCGGAAGGACTCGCTACCTTTGCCGCAGCACTCAAAGACCCTACCTTGGGTATACCTATTGCGGTGGCAATTGCCATTCACAATATTCCTGAAGGCATTGCTGTATCAGTGCCTATCTATTTTGCTACTCATGACAAAAAGAAGGCTTTTCGGTACTCGTTTTTATCGGGGCTTGCCGAGCCGGTGGGAGCCATTGTGGGTTACTTTATCTTTTATTCCATTTTCAACGACATTACTTTTGGGGTACTATTTGCCGGGGTTGCTGGTATCATGGTGTTTATTTCATTAGATGAATTGTTGCCTGCTGCCCGCGAATATGGTGAGCACCATTTGTCTATTTATGGAATGATTGCTGGAATGATGGTAATGGCTTTGAGCTTGATATTGTTTGTTTGA